The DNA segment ttttgtaatatttatattaatctcacgtttttttaaattattgtttgtgtatttttttatgttagGGGATATTATCGATGTAGTAGCTCCAAGGGCTGCCCAGCAAGAAAGCAAGTAGAGAGAAGCCGTGTGGACCCCAGCAAGCTCGTTATTACCTACGCTTTCGACCACAACCACCAACTCCCGGTTACCAAATCtcaccaccaccaccacaaTTCCTCCCCGTCCTCCGCCGTGATCGCCGCCGCATCCGCCGCAGCCGACTCTTCGTCCCCAGGGAGCACTACGACGTCGTCCTCCACTTCCTCCGGCGACAATACCAACGCCGCTCCGTCATCGCCGGCGGCGGCGGCGAAGTTCGAGGAGGCGGCTGCGGTTTTCGCGAGCCAGCCGGAACTGGAACTCGGCGGCGACTCGCTGATGATAAAACCGTGCATCGGCGATTTCGGGTGGTTGGCTGACGTGGCGTACGACAGAATCCTGGAGGGCCCGATTTGCGGGGGAGGCGACATATTCGACGACGCCGATGTAATGGTTTTGTCCACAAGAGGAGATGACGAGGAAGAGTCGTTATTTGCGGATCTTGGGGAATTACCCGAAGGCTCCGTGGTTTTCGGCCGACGGCGACCGGTCCAACCGGACGGACCGAACCGGACATGTGGCACAGTTTTAGATTGCtagggtttttatttttctttttttatttttttttccttctaggATTTGGTTCGTTCGTTTGCAATTGCCAATTGGTGATTGCTGTGGAAAACTTTACAAacagagaagagagagagagagagagagagagagaggatttttctttataatttataataataatttttttttttaatttagttttaaaatggGTTTCTGTTGTACAGTGAAAGATAGTGAAGAATATTGAGAAATAATGGAATGCTGTTTCCCTTTTGAGTTTGAGCATCTGAGCCTATCAACTACTACCTATCCAAAAAGGCTGTCTTATAAACTGCCCTTAACCATATATGTCTCAATAATTATGCTtctattatcttttttttttttttttttttttttttttttttttttttttttttaaagttacatatttttcttgaatttgtTTTAAGAAGATAATATCATTTacttttattgttattattattattattaaaatgaagacattttaaaacaaagtttgtgaataaaattaaatcttattATAAAATTGTGTGCAAACACTATAtacaataataatgtttaaacTCAAAAGTAAGTCAAAATTAAATCAACCAAGAGTTTATAAAAGCTTCAAACTTGTGAAGATTGAATATGTGGTCAAGACACGCGTTTGATAAATGTTGTTTTGAAGATAACTATTTATTTTGAACATGTTGCAAGACTACAACAATCGTCTCAATAGGATACAATGACTAGTTCTGATAGAACTGTAACTTTGAACTACTCATATCTAGCATGCATAACTCTTGGATATTTGTTTCAACTCAActcgaaagaaaaaaatgaaagaattctTTCATTTGAAGTGAGATGttacaaatgaagaaataagTTGCTCAACTTAgtagcaacaaaaaaaaaaaaaaaatcaaataaatacaaagttaaaacatttgtcaaatttaactcaatcaaacataacttattcaaatagaaaaaactacaaatttaacatataaattaattttgttgatGAAACATCATCTAatttgattgtttcaatccaattTAGAAGTTATAACCATGAATTTTATctacataattaaattcatttttttatgtttaaatattcaataatgTTTTACTTCAATTCACAACAatataattaagaaaattatattGGATAGCAAAATAAATGAGTATATTTATAATTGTAGCAACAATTTTTTAAGTTTGCAAATATGTCAAAAGaactccttttcttttttaatatttaaattttacctCTTAAGTTTCCTGCTTTTTGTTTTTCTCCTCCAACGTCATTTTCACTTacaatttttcatcaaatatctttcaattttttctctcATGTGCCGCCTTCACCACATCTTCACAATTAGAGTTGACAATAAAATCGGGACGAAGTGGGAGAGGGGTCCCTCGTCTCTGACCCCATAGAGGAAATTCACCCTCATCCCTGCCCCCATCCTCGTCATTTGAAGGCGGGGACGGGGGCGGAGATACCCTGTCGGGAAAACGGAGTCCTTGCAGGGACCCATTCCTCGTTCCCCCCTCGGGAATTCCCTTGTTAATTCTCCACAGAAAATCCCCCGTTCATTCCCATGGGGATTTCcctattaacattttttttaattcgaatcattttatttaaaattgcacTAGTccacaaaaaaataaacaaaatttaatagattaatacataaaataaacacaatttAGAATCTCACaaatccattaaataagtttacaacttatattaaataaagttcGAATAAAAGTTGGAAGTAAATTAAAGTCAAATATctaatacaattacaaatacAACAACCATGATcataaattacaaatatgagCACAACACCACATATGAAATAACTCCCATCCAATATTAAGTTTCCGGATAGATTATTAACAAGCATAGTAACCATGAAGTCATTTGTACTACAATTATCTATGGTTATAGATGAGAAATTTCGACCAATATTCCAATCTAACAAACATTCCATTATTTCTTTATGAAACATCTCAGAAGTATGTGGAGAAGGGACATATATAAACTGATTGATTTGTTTCGCAAAACCCAACTATCATACACAAAATGTATAGTGACAActatataatcttttgtttgGTGGTTGGAAGTTCACATGTCCGTTGTAAGGGCAAAATTTTCATTGATCTCATTCAACAATGTCATAGTTTTCAATTTCTCAATCTTGTAAATTTTTCAAGACCTCCTTATTTATTGTGTTTCTTGACACCATTTTAAATAACAATTGGATGACATTGCAAAATTCCCTAAAACCTTCATGATCGAAGTTATATAAACCCACTTTATTGTTCTTCTCTTTGTTAAGATTAATAGGGATTGTCTTATGTCCTTTTGTCCTTGGCATATCTTAATATGGTCATGCAAATATTTGGttccatttttactttcaccccTAATTTTCAtttgcaataattataaatcgCCTTGTctacttaatttattttttgtttcttaaaatggTTCCAAACAACCAATGTCAATCTCCTCTTTAAAGATCCCTTTTCAGTGTCCTCCTCACCAAAAATAACACAATCATGAACATTCAAATTATCGTCGTTTGAGGAGCATGAAATTGAATTTGGGGTTGGATTTGGGCTTGGAATTGGACTTGAAATAAGACTTGGAGAATTTTTATTTCTAGAAGGTGAtgaaaacattattttttagaaCCTAACAAGTTATACAAAATAAGATAAAGATAAACTTGTGAATAATACCTAATTTTAGTATTATCTATATTCGGACCTAATTTTAAAGTCTATCTATATTTGAAGACATGATTCTAGTGTGTGCGAATGAGAAACACATAataaatttccattttataagtaaaatttttcttctttccttagGTAACTTcaaagcatgcttaattaataTTTCCCCATTTCATAATATCTCTCTTAACTAATTCTTCAGCAATATGTTTTAATAAGATTTTGATATTGAATACGGAAATATATTTATGCTAAACACACTGTGTGAAGATTTGAGATCAATTTTCAATATTAATATATTCACAAACTTTAGGTAAAATAAAAGGC comes from the Benincasa hispida cultivar B227 chromosome 5, ASM972705v1, whole genome shotgun sequence genome and includes:
- the LOC120078752 gene encoding probable WRKY transcription factor 69 isoform X2, with the translated sequence MDRRVRTNPFVSEQEDPEPTSDDGLPESPSDGNDSKPAAGPPPKKRRGVQKRVVSVPISDVEGSKSKGEAYPPSDSWAWRKYGQKPIKGSPYPRGYYRCSSSKGCPARKQVERSRVDPSKLVITYAFDHNHQLPVTKSHHHHHNSSPSSAVIAAASAAADSSSPGSTTTSSSTSSGDNTNAAPSSPAAAAKFEEAAAVFASQPELELGGDSLMIKPCIGDFGWLADVAYDRILEGPICGGGDIFDDADVMVLSTRGDDEEESLFADLGELPEGSVVFGRRRPVQPDGPNRTCGTVLDC
- the LOC120078752 gene encoding probable WRKY transcription factor 69 isoform X1; this encodes MDRRVRTNPFVSEQEDPEPTSDDGLPESPSDGNDSKPAAGPPPKKSRRGVQKRVVSVPISDVEGSKSKGEAYPPSDSWAWRKYGQKPIKGSPYPRGYYRCSSSKGCPARKQVERSRVDPSKLVITYAFDHNHQLPVTKSHHHHHNSSPSSAVIAAASAAADSSSPGSTTTSSSTSSGDNTNAAPSSPAAAAKFEEAAAVFASQPELELGGDSLMIKPCIGDFGWLADVAYDRILEGPICGGGDIFDDADVMVLSTRGDDEEESLFADLGELPEGSVVFGRRRPVQPDGPNRTCGTVLDC